In Colletotrichum higginsianum IMI 349063 chromosome 3, whole genome shotgun sequence, a genomic segment contains:
- a CDS encoding Csi2 protein: protein MAPSHNSLKRTLLLSTFAALSLFSATGLAQDNTNGGDAQTSARQSSQAASTNAASTNQQEPSTTAEPTRTTQPTAVITNTGAVATTEESISAPRITGGSQTDGEILTGLPSLTNAPLVTTYPPPTVPPTNNAPYMHRSTAPQGTVFIAVGAILGAFGLGILIWRGIVACLLHRSVARAANAQHAVNDKASFPAPPAQFYKYTDRESTPSLVPNGGRGVRRTQRGPIPSATPSQSNLFFSPTAAGGGNNNSTNNRDSRFLPSGFYAAATSSPGPAHSHSISLTNLRPDSRGQYGSRNTLRESTPPDSPSFGARRDFSTSSVNLSTTPGNGQRAPSAYLEDLLDENPHAFPPNTMRPGSRNANNSPGGRF from the coding sequence ATGGCCCCTTCACACAACTCGCTGAAGCGCACGCTTCTCCTGTCCACTttcgccgccctctccctTTTCTCCGCCACGGGTCTCGCGCAGGACAATACGAATGGAGGAGATGCTCAAACGAGTGCCCGGCAGTCGTCGCAGGCGGCCTCCACGAACGCGGCCTCTACAAACCAGCAAGAGCCCAGCACTACGGCCGAGCCTACCCGCACAACCCAGCCGACCGCCGTCATTACAAACACTGGTGCCGTTGCAACCACGGAGGAGAGCATCAGCGCTCCTAGGATCACCGGCGGGTCCCAGACAGACGGCGAAATCCTTACTGGACTCCCGTCCCTCACCAACGCACCACTCGTGACAACCTACCCACCGCCAACCGTCCCTCCCACCAACAATGCTCCATACATGCACCGGTCCACCGCCCCTCAGGGAACCGTCTTCATTGCTGTCGGCGCTATCCTCGGTGCCTTtggcctcggcatcctcatctggcgcggcatcgtcgcctgCCTGTTGCACCGCTCCGTCGCCCGGGCCGCCAACGCTCAGCATGCTGTCAATGACAAGGCGAGCTTCCCCGCCCCTCCGGCACAGTTCTACAAGTACACCGATCGCGAGTCGACTCCTTCACTGGTCCCCAATGGCGGACGCGGCGTGCGTAGGACGCAGCGCGGACCTATTCCCTCTGCGACCCCGAGCCAGTCGAACCTGTTCTTCTCACCAACTGCAGCAGGCGGTGGTAACAACAACTCGACCAACAACCGCGACTCACGCTTCCTGCCTTCTGGTTTCTATGCCGCTGCTACGTCGTCTCCCGGCCCCGCTCACAGTCACTCAATAAGCTTGACGAACCTCCGCCCAGACTCCCGAGGCCAGTATGGAAGCCGCAATACGTTGAGGGAGTCTACGCCTCCTGATTCTCCTTCGTTTGGCGCGAGGCGTGACTTTAGCACTAGCTCCGTCAACCTGTCCACGACGCCTGGAAACGGTCAAAGAGCACCGAGCGCCTACCTTGAGGACCTCTTGGACGAAAACCCTCACGCCTTCCCGCCAAACACGATGCGTCCTGGTTCACGCAACGCCAACAACTCCCCTGGCGGCCGGTTCTAG
- a CDS encoding Duf652 domain-containing protein: MGVQKKTRKFAEVKRVIGKNDVRRKENLKKAEEAVEKAKRERAGPDGNERIREVPQMPSSFFFQANSALVPPYSVIVDTSFWSRTIQMKLEPLETMMDCLYATCQPIVTDCVMAELEKLGPKFRLPLRIAKDERWERHKCTHKGVYADDCIVSKVSKDRVYIVATNDAGLVSRLRRIPGVPIMKCARGKYVIERLPDAPV, encoded by the exons ATGGGTGTCCAGAAAAAGACCAGAAAGTTTGCCGAA GTCAAGCGAGTTATTGGCAAGAACGATGTCCGACGCAAGGAGAACTTGAAGaaggccgaagaggccgtCGAAAAGGCCAAGCGTGAGCGCGCCGGTCCCGACGGAAACGAGAGGATTCGTGAAGTTCCTCAAATGCCATCatctttcttcttccagGCCAACAGCGCCCTCGTCCCTCCGTACAGTGTCATCGTGGACACTTCATTCTGGAGTAGGACTATTCAAATGAAACTGGAACCTCTCGAGACCATGATGGACTGTCTCTATG CAACATGCCAACCCATCGTTACCGACTGCGTCATG GCTGAGTTGGAGAAGTTGGGACCCAAATTCCGCCTCCCGCTGAGAATAGCCAAGGACGAAAGATGGGAACGTCACAAGTGCACTCACAAGGGTGTATACGCCGATGACTGCATT GTATCGAAAGTATCGAAAGACCGAGTCTACATTGTCGCGACcaacgacgccggcctcgtttCCCGCCTTCGTCGGATTCCAGGTGTTCCTATCATGAAGTGTGCCCGTGGAAAGTACGTTATCGAGAGACTTCCCGACGCCCCGGTATAA